In uncultured Bacteroides sp., the following proteins share a genomic window:
- a CDS encoding MATE family efflux transporter, whose amino-acid sequence MTEFFATYKEHYKALLRLGIPIVIGQLGMIILGFADTMMVGHHSTIELAAASFVNNLFMLAIIFSTGFSYGLTPIVGSLFGKGDETGAGQALKNSIVANTLVALLITVIMFVVYLNIHRFGQPEELLPFIRPYFLVLLATLIFVLIFNSFKQFADGITDTKTSMWILLWGNGLHIILNYLLIYGVFGLPELGLMGAGVSTLIARILMALGFAVLFLYSKRYTQYLKGFKLSGLSKELFKRLNELGWPIALQMGMETASFTFSTVMVGWLGSIALASHQVMLTISSLCFMIYYGMGAAIAVRVSNFRGKNDIVNVRRSAYAGFHIILLMAVVSSGAIFLLRNYLGAVFTESQEVNRTVLTLIFPFLLYQFGDGTQITFANALRGIADVKPMMYIAFFSYFLVSIPAGYFFGFILNWGVKGVWMAFPFGLSSAGVMFYLRFRKRTTI is encoded by the coding sequence ATGACCGAATTCTTTGCAACATACAAAGAACATTATAAGGCACTGCTACGTTTAGGAATTCCCATTGTCATAGGGCAGTTGGGCATGATTATTCTTGGCTTTGCCGACACAATGATGGTGGGGCACCACAGCACTATTGAGCTGGCAGCTGCCTCTTTTGTGAATAACCTGTTCATGCTGGCCATCATATTCAGCACCGGATTCTCCTACGGACTGACTCCCATTGTGGGAAGTCTGTTTGGTAAAGGAGATGAAACCGGAGCGGGACAAGCTTTAAAGAATAGTATCGTTGCCAATACTTTGGTAGCATTGCTGATCACTGTTATTATGTTTGTGGTATACCTCAACATTCATCGTTTTGGTCAGCCCGAGGAACTGCTCCCCTTCATTCGTCCGTACTTTCTAGTCCTGCTGGCCACACTTATATTTGTGCTGATATTCAATTCATTTAAGCAATTTGCCGACGGAATTACCGACACTAAAACCTCCATGTGGATTCTGTTATGGGGCAATGGTCTGCACATCATCCTCAATTATCTGCTGATATACGGAGTATTTGGACTCCCCGAACTGGGTTTAATGGGTGCAGGAGTAAGCACACTTATAGCACGTATCCTTATGGCTTTGGGATTTGCAGTCCTATTTCTATACAGCAAGCGATATACTCAGTACCTGAAAGGCTTTAAGCTCTCCGGATTATCAAAGGAGCTGTTCAAAAGACTCAACGAACTAGGCTGGCCCATCGCCCTGCAAATGGGAATGGAAACCGCATCATTTACCTTTAGCACCGTAATGGTTGGATGGCTGGGCAGCATTGCGCTGGCGTCTCATCAGGTAATGTTAACAATCTCCAGCCTCTGCTTCATGATTTATTACGGAATGGGTGCTGCAATTGCAGTAAGAGTGAGTAATTTCAGAGGGAAAAACGATATTGTGAATGTCCGTCGATCAGCTTATGCAGGCTTTCACATCATTCTGTTGATGGCGGTAGTTTCTTCAGGAGCCATCTTCTTACTAAGAAACTATCTGGGAGCCGTATTTACCGAAAGCCAGGAGGTGAACAGAACTGTTCTTACTCTTATCTTCCCGTTCCTTTTATATCAGTTCGGCGACGGCACACAAATTACTTTTGCCAACGCTCTCCGCGGCATTGCAGACGTGAAACCGATGATGTATATTGCTTTTTTTAGCTATTTCCTCGTCTCTATTCCGGCGGGGTACTTCTTTGGATTTATCTTAAACTGGGGAGTAAAGGGTGTATGGATGGCCTTTCCTTTCGGACTCAGCAGCGCCGGGGTGATGTTTTATCTGCGGTTCAGAAAGAGAACAACCATTTAA
- a CDS encoding pitrilysin family protein: protein MIEVNRHTLPNGLRLIHSEDLSTQMVAVNVLYNVGAKDEDKEHTGFAHLFEHLMFGGSVNIPDYDAPVQLAGGENNAWTNNDITNYYLSLPKQNVETGFWLESDRMLSLDFSPKSLDVQRQVVIEEFKQRYLNQPYGDVSHLVRPLAFKEHPYQWPTIGKEISHIANATLDDVKDFFFHFYAPNNAILCITGNISFDETIRLAEKWFGPIPARDIRARNLPQEPKQTEERRLEVERAVPLDSLYMAFHMTERMHPDYYAFDILSDVLSNGNSSRLIQHLVKDRQVFTTIDAYISGTVEPGLFQISGKPAPGVSLEQAEAAIWEELEALKNTLVDEHELEKVKNKFESEQIFSNINYLNVATNLAFFELISKAEDLNNEVDNYRKVTSNLLKELACKAFVRENCSTLHYRAKKES, encoded by the coding sequence ATGATAGAAGTAAACAGACATACTCTTCCGAACGGACTTCGACTGATACATTCTGAAGATTTAAGCACACAGATGGTTGCCGTCAACGTGTTATATAATGTAGGAGCCAAGGACGAAGACAAGGAACATACGGGATTTGCTCACCTCTTTGAACATCTGATGTTCGGAGGTTCGGTGAACATTCCCGATTATGACGCACCGGTTCAGTTGGCCGGCGGGGAAAATAATGCGTGGACCAACAATGATATCACCAACTATTACCTTTCCCTGCCTAAACAAAACGTGGAAACGGGATTCTGGCTGGAATCAGACCGTATGCTTAGCCTCGACTTTAGCCCTAAAAGCCTTGACGTTCAGCGTCAGGTGGTTATTGAAGAGTTCAAACAACGTTATCTGAATCAACCGTACGGAGATGTGTCTCACCTTGTTCGCCCACTGGCTTTCAAGGAACATCCTTACCAATGGCCTACCATCGGCAAGGAAATCTCGCACATTGCCAATGCTACACTGGATGATGTAAAGGACTTCTTTTTCCACTTCTATGCACCTAACAATGCCATTCTTTGCATTACGGGAAATATATCGTTTGATGAGACCATTCGCCTTGCAGAAAAATGGTTTGGTCCTATTCCCGCACGCGATATCCGGGCAAGAAATCTTCCTCAGGAACCTAAGCAGACTGAGGAAAGACGACTTGAAGTTGAACGTGCCGTTCCGCTTGATTCTTTATACATGGCTTTTCACATGACCGAGCGCATGCATCCGGACTATTATGCTTTTGATATTTTGTCCGATGTGCTGAGCAATGGTAATTCAAGCCGACTGATTCAGCATTTGGTGAAAGACCGTCAGGTGTTTACCACCATTGATGCTTACATCTCAGGAACTGTAGAACCCGGTCTTTTCCAGATTTCCGGCAAGCCTGCGCCCGGTGTTTCCTTGGAACAGGCTGAAGCTGCTATATGGGAAGAGCTTGAGGCACTAAAGAATACGCTTGTGGATGAGCATGAGCTGGAGAAGGTGAAGAATAAGTTCGAATCAGAACAGATATTCAGTAACATTAATTATCTCAACGTTGCCACAAATCTGGCGTTCTTTGAGCTGATAAGCAAGGCGGAAGATTTGAATAACGAGGTGGACAATTACCGGAAAGTGACTTCGAATCTGTTAAAAGAGCTGGCTTGCAAAGCATTTGTACGCGAGAATTGCTCTACCCTGCATTACAGAGCGAAGAAAGAATCATGA
- a CDS encoding peptidylprolyl isomerase: MRKQLLMIVTILFAGVFLPGFSQNKKEKMENQKETMLLIQTNLGDIKIKLYNETPQHRDNFIKLAKEGFYDGTLFHRVIKDFMIQGGDPDSKNAAKGKMLGSGDTGYTIPAEFVYPQLFHKKGALSAARQSDEVNPKKASSGCQFYIVTGKAYSQGQILNMEQQINHGKVEEVFNTLVSKNAAKIKKLRLDRDKDGLYELQEELIAEAKTKADSMPDFKFTPEQVKAYTTVGGTPHLDNQYTVFGEVVEGLDIVDSIQKVKTNRGDRPEEDLKMKVIVLD; encoded by the coding sequence ATGAGAAAGCAATTACTGATGATAGTAACAATCCTGTTCGCAGGAGTATTTTTACCGGGGTTCTCCCAAAATAAAAAAGAAAAAATGGAAAATCAGAAAGAAACAATGCTGTTGATACAGACAAATTTAGGTGACATAAAGATAAAGCTCTACAACGAGACACCTCAACACCGTGATAATTTTATTAAGCTTGCAAAAGAAGGATTTTATGACGGAACACTTTTTCACCGTGTAATCAAAGACTTTATGATTCAGGGCGGTGATCCTGACTCAAAAAATGCTGCGAAAGGCAAAATGCTTGGTTCAGGTGATACCGGTTATACCATTCCTGCGGAGTTTGTTTATCCACAATTGTTCCATAAAAAAGGAGCTCTTTCCGCTGCTCGCCAAAGTGACGAGGTAAATCCTAAAAAGGCTTCCAGTGGCTGCCAGTTCTACATCGTTACAGGAAAAGCTTATTCACAAGGTCAGATTCTGAACATGGAACAACAGATAAACCACGGTAAAGTAGAAGAGGTTTTCAACACATTAGTGAGCAAGAATGCTGCTAAGATTAAAAAGCTAAGACTGGACCGTGATAAAGACGGACTGTATGAATTGCAGGAAGAGCTGATTGCCGAAGCAAAAACAAAGGCAGATTCTATGCCCGACTTTAAGTTTACTCCGGAGCAAGTAAAAGCTTATACAACTGTAGGCGGAACTCCGCATTTGGATAACCAATACACAGTATTCGGTGAAGTAGTGGAAGGTTTGGATATCGTTGATTCTATACAGAAAGTAAAGACCAACCGCGGCGACCGCCCCGAAGAAGATCTGAAAATGAAAGTTATCGTACTGGATTAA
- a CDS encoding heavy metal-binding domain-containing protein has protein sequence MLLTTTNSIEGKTIATYYGIVSGETIIGANIFKDIFAGIRDIIGGRASSYEKVLRQAKEAALSEMSEQAQKMGANAVIGIDLDYETVGSNGSMLMVTACGTAVFYQ, from the coding sequence ATGTTACTAACAACTACAAACAGTATTGAAGGTAAAACCATTGCCACATACTACGGCATTGTTTCCGGAGAAACAATTATCGGTGCTAATATTTTCAAAGATATCTTTGCCGGAATACGCGATATTATAGGCGGTCGTGCCAGTTCGTATGAGAAAGTTCTGCGTCAGGCAAAAGAAGCAGCACTAAGTGAAATGTCTGAGCAAGCTCAGAAAATGGGAGCCAATGCTGTGATCGGAATTGATTTAGATTATGAAACAGTAGGTTCAAACGGAAGCATGCTGATGGTAACCGCTTGCGGAACAGCTGTTTTCTATCAATAA
- a CDS encoding translocation/assembly module TamB domain-containing protein, which translates to MNRKIKKWLKGVGIALLTPVILLVILFVLLYIPPVQNVLKNQAVKYASQKTGMRISVDKLRLSFPLDLALYKASVVSHRDTLFIADKLIVDLGLRRLLHGEVRVDGITLSGVSVNSSNLVKGIRVRGVLGELFLASDKVDFRREEAFISRAVLKNSDLKLSVVDTTKTPKEKPSKPLRWKVFFKQLQLRNVSFRLDQPIDTLHLLTKVDEAVLRGGKVDFLKKIYNVRRLSVAKGSFNYDSGTKEPSKGFDPSHIAFRDVFISIDSLHNRDRELRATIRRISMSERSGIYIRSLTGNIIADNRAIKLPQIIVNTPHSEIVANAKADWLLLANPNEGSFVSSIVANIGKQDVLLFAGGLPKAFSDSYPFRAITFRALAEGNMKNIRLSRLTADLPGAFSFSSTADLKNLSNKQNRSGRIDFRLATKDLGFLATLINKSSNGTIRVPKDMNLQGKVEMKGMRYLAGLTLNEGEGEVKADAEYNGARKSYTAKVGINKLQVGHFLPKEQIHSLTASFQVAGEGTDIFSPRTTLTGGVDLQELRYGKSIVTGLSLQGNLLKSLAKVTLTSESKLLQMEANLAVQLQKKLTNADLVMNVRHIDLKGLGLIPRSLRKPTPFTLIAFTDKAKTLVELHSGDLNLSLNSSAPLMNLIKETSDFSTLLVKQIQAKKLNQQELRKKMPSAHLLFSAGKKNPFSEYLALSKIYFSNASADLHSSRTDGVQGDFSVYSFETDSVLLDTIRLTIKQDTAAIRMHAGIINNAANKQYVFQAYADGTVGNDNAELMLKYLNAKGELGANLGVRAKLEENGFAFNVFPDQPLLFFRPFTVNKDNRIFIGNDERITANLDLQDKNGMGLFIHSIDNPLTQQDLIAELRNIDLKEVVHSLPYLPDIGGILSAKAEYLQKENRFQVIADAGVKNFMYTNQLVGNLSLKATYLPVEKNVHQLEASMGYDGREVLTANGVYNATSTGSMNVHARLKSFPLSIANPFISDGLVRLTGGLNGEVALEGSTQSPQINGELSADSASAYIAQIGTRLRLDEKTIRVVSNRLTFDNYSIYAAGKNPLTVAGTVDFKDLQQMRADLKLTAKNYQLFNTSRTEESLFYGKLFVDLNTTIRGPLDALVMRGNMRLLGNTDATYVLKDSPLTVQDRLGDMVTFVNFNDSLPAPKEKPKPVSLSGLDMLINVQVEPAVRLKADLSPDRENRVELEGGGDLSLQYTPQGDLLLYGRYTLSDGLLKYTLPVIPLKSFAIQNGSYVEWSGNIMDPKVNFKALERVHASVTNENQASRQVNFDVSVSIKNTLKELGMSFDLEAPEDMAVQNQLSAMSDEERSKLAITMLVTGMYMPQGMASSGSSGGINMGSALNSFLQSEISNIAGSALKKVDITFGMESYEETGMAGSGKRTDYSYRFARRFYNDRIRIVIGGKISTGQTVDEKQSFIDNISLEYRLDTSGTRYVKLFHNKNYQSLLEGEIIETGAGVVLRKKMRNLGELFIFKNKENKKESK; encoded by the coding sequence ATGAACAGGAAGATAAAGAAATGGCTGAAAGGTGTTGGCATAGCTCTGCTGACTCCCGTTATTCTTTTGGTGATACTCTTCGTATTGCTATACATTCCCCCTGTTCAGAATGTGTTAAAAAATCAGGCCGTTAAGTATGCTTCGCAGAAAACCGGCATGCGTATTTCCGTTGATAAGCTAAGGCTCTCCTTTCCTTTGGACCTTGCTCTTTACAAGGCAAGCGTTGTTTCACACAGAGATACACTTTTTATTGCCGATAAACTAATTGTTGATCTTGGTTTGCGTCGGTTACTTCACGGAGAGGTGAGGGTGGATGGCATAACTTTGAGTGGCGTTTCGGTTAATTCCTCTAACTTAGTGAAAGGAATCCGTGTTCGTGGCGTATTGGGAGAACTGTTCCTAGCCTCAGATAAGGTGGATTTCCGCCGTGAAGAAGCTTTTATTTCAAGGGCTGTGTTGAAAAATTCCGATTTAAAACTGTCGGTAGTAGACACTACTAAGACACCAAAAGAGAAACCTTCAAAGCCTTTGCGCTGGAAAGTATTCTTTAAACAACTTCAGCTTCGTAATGTATCTTTTCGTCTTGATCAGCCAATTGATACTCTTCATCTTTTAACTAAAGTAGATGAGGCTGTACTTCGGGGTGGAAAAGTGGATTTTCTGAAGAAAATTTATAATGTGAGGCGATTGTCTGTTGCGAAGGGCTCTTTCAATTATGATTCCGGAACAAAGGAACCGTCCAAAGGATTCGATCCTTCTCATATTGCTTTTCGGGATGTTTTTATTTCTATTGATTCTTTACATAATCGTGACAGGGAGTTGCGGGCAACTATCCGACGCATTTCTATGTCCGAACGTTCGGGTATCTATATCCGTTCTTTAACCGGAAACATTATTGCGGACAATCGGGCAATAAAGTTACCCCAAATAATTGTGAATACTCCGCATTCTGAAATTGTGGCAAATGCAAAAGCGGACTGGTTATTGCTTGCTAACCCCAATGAAGGAAGCTTTGTTTCTTCCATTGTTGCGAATATAGGAAAGCAGGATGTTCTGCTTTTTGCAGGCGGATTGCCTAAAGCATTCAGTGATTCTTATCCTTTTCGTGCTATTACTTTCCGTGCTTTGGCGGAGGGAAACATGAAAAATATTCGTTTGTCGCGGTTAACAGCCGACCTTCCCGGTGCTTTCTCTTTCTCTTCCACTGCCGATCTGAAAAACTTATCCAACAAGCAGAACCGTTCAGGAAGAATCGATTTCCGTTTAGCTACCAAAGACCTTGGTTTCCTTGCGACATTAATAAATAAATCGTCCAATGGAACCATACGTGTGCCGAAGGATATGAATCTTCAAGGGAAAGTGGAAATGAAAGGTATGCGTTATCTTGCCGGACTTACACTCAATGAGGGTGAAGGAGAGGTTAAGGCAGATGCAGAATATAACGGAGCACGTAAATCTTATACTGCAAAAGTAGGCATTAACAAGTTGCAGGTTGGCCATTTTCTGCCTAAGGAGCAGATTCATTCACTTACGGCTTCTTTCCAAGTGGCAGGAGAGGGTACAGATATCTTCTCTCCCCGCACTACACTCACCGGTGGGGTTGATTTGCAAGAACTTCGATACGGGAAATCTATAGTTACAGGGCTTTCTCTTCAGGGTAATCTGCTGAAATCATTGGCAAAAGTTACTCTTACCAGTGAGAGTAAGTTGCTGCAAATGGAGGCAAATCTGGCGGTACAACTTCAGAAGAAACTGACGAATGCCGATTTAGTAATGAATGTACGGCACATTGATTTAAAGGGATTGGGGTTAATACCAAGATCGTTAAGGAAGCCTACGCCATTTACACTTATAGCTTTCACGGACAAAGCAAAGACATTGGTAGAACTTCATTCAGGAGACTTGAATCTTTCGCTGAATAGTAGTGCTCCTTTAATGAATCTTATTAAAGAGACGAGTGATTTCTCTACACTCTTAGTAAAACAGATACAGGCAAAAAAGCTTAATCAGCAGGAACTTCGCAAAAAAATGCCTTCTGCCCATCTTCTCTTTTCTGCCGGAAAGAAGAATCCTTTCAGCGAATACCTGGCATTATCAAAGATCTATTTCAGCAATGCTTCGGCAGATCTTCACTCCTCACGTACTGATGGGGTTCAGGGAGATTTCTCTGTTTATTCATTTGAAACAGATAGTGTGTTGCTGGATACCATTCGCTTAACGATAAAACAAGATACAGCAGCTATTCGTATGCATGCGGGAATAATAAATAATGCCGCAAATAAGCAATACGTATTTCAGGCGTATGCCGATGGCACAGTTGGTAATGATAATGCAGAACTGATGCTGAAATACCTGAATGCTAAAGGAGAACTGGGTGCCAATCTGGGTGTTCGTGCTAAGTTGGAGGAAAATGGATTTGCATTTAATGTCTTTCCTGACCAGCCGCTCCTGTTTTTCCGGCCGTTTACTGTAAATAAAGACAATAGGATTTTTATAGGAAATGATGAGCGTATCACGGCCAATCTTGATTTGCAGGATAAAAACGGGATGGGGCTTTTTATTCATTCTATAGATAATCCTCTGACTCAGCAGGATTTAATTGCTGAACTTCGTAATATTGACCTGAAGGAGGTGGTACATTCTTTACCTTATTTGCCGGATATAGGTGGAATTCTGTCTGCTAAAGCTGAATATCTGCAAAAAGAAAATCGGTTCCAGGTTATTGCCGATGCCGGGGTAAAGAACTTTATGTATACAAACCAGCTGGTTGGTAACCTGAGTCTGAAGGCTACTTACCTTCCTGTGGAAAAGAATGTGCATCAGCTGGAAGCTTCGATGGGATATGATGGCAGGGAAGTGCTTACGGCGAACGGCGTATATAATGCGACAAGTACAGGCTCTATGAATGTTCATGCCAGGTTAAAGTCTTTTCCGCTCAGCATTGCCAATCCTTTTATTTCCGATGGGCTGGTCCGGCTTACAGGAGGCTTGAATGGAGAAGTTGCTTTGGAGGGAAGTACACAGTCGCCCCAAATAAATGGTGAACTCAGCGCAGATTCCGCTTCGGCTTATATTGCTCAGATAGGTACGCGTTTGCGGCTTGATGAAAAAACAATCCGGGTGGTCAGCAACAGGCTCACCTTTGATAATTATTCTATCTATGCAGCCGGTAAGAATCCTTTAACGGTTGCAGGAACGGTCGATTTTAAAGATTTGCAGCAAATGCGGGCCGACCTGAAACTTACTGCTAAGAATTATCAGTTATTCAATACTTCCCGCACAGAAGAATCGCTGTTTTACGGGAAACTATTTGTGGATTTGAATACTACGATCCGTGGACCTCTCGATGCTTTGGTTATGCGTGGAAATATGCGCCTTTTAGGTAATACAGATGCTACGTATGTGCTGAAAGACTCCCCGTTGACCGTACAGGACAGGCTGGGTGATATGGTAACATTCGTCAACTTCAACGATTCTCTTCCGGCACCAAAAGAGAAACCAAAACCAGTTTCCTTAAGTGGACTGGATATGCTTATAAATGTTCAGGTAGAACCGGCAGTAAGGTTAAAGGCTGATTTGTCACCCGATAGGGAAAATCGGGTGGAACTGGAGGGTGGAGGAGATCTTTCCCTGCAATATACACCGCAGGGTGACTTGTTGCTTTATGGACGTTACACGCTGAGTGACGGGCTATTGAAATATACATTACCAGTGATTCCGCTGAAATCTTTTGCAATTCAGAATGGAAGCTACGTAGAATGGTCGGGTAACATAATGGATCCGAAAGTAAATTTCAAAGCATTGGAGAGAGTTCATGCTTCGGTAACTAATGAGAACCAGGCCAGCAGGCAGGTGAACTTTGATGTGTCTGTATCTATTAAAAATACACTGAAGGAGCTTGGAATGTCTTTCGACCTTGAAGCACCCGAAGATATGGCTGTGCAGAATCAGCTTTCAGCAATGTCGGACGAGGAACGAAGTAAACTTGCCATTACAATGCTGGTTACCGGTATGTATATGCCTCAGGGCATGGCCTCTTCGGGCTCATCGGGAGGAATAAATATGGGAAGTGCCCTGAATAGCTTCCTGCAGAGTGAGATTTCCAATATAGCCGGGAGTGCACTTAAAAAGGTAGATATCACATTTGGTATGGAATCTTATGAAGAAACAGGTATGGCAGGTTCAGGAAAACGAACCGATTATTCTTATCGTTTTGCCAGAAGATTTTATAATGACCGCATACGGATTGTGATTGGAGGTAAGATTTCTACTGGTCAGACAGTAGATGAAAAGCAATCATTCATTGATAATATCTCACTTGAATACCGGTTGGATACAAGTGGAACCAGATATGTGAAACTGTTCCACAATAAGAATTACCAGAGCTTGCTGGAAGGGGAGATTATTGAAACGGGAGCCGGTGTGGTACTTCGTAAGAAAATGCGCAATTTGGGAGAGTTGTTTATATTCAAAAATAAAGAGAATAAGAAGGAATCGAAATGA